A single genomic interval of Corallococcus exiguus harbors:
- a CDS encoding phosphatase domain-containing protein: MSLPDRIDPPPPRRIYRWDLDKTYLQTDFESLRDLFRTAFQKAHEKVAIPGASALIRELAEQGDSRLCIVSGSPKQMRAVLEEKLKLDGIQWDEFVLKDNVGNLLRGRFRALRGQVGYKLPAILESRVHAPVEAEEVLFGDDAEADAFIYSLYADLIAGRVDERVLSQVLEAGGVYPDDVARVQEAWKKIPIADPVRRIFIHLDKLTPPAHFTPYGPRVVPIFNYFQAALVLLADGHLTAPQVLKIAVEMVQTAGHNIITLSNSFQDLLRRGLPLQQAAIALSQAMEGPNALLKAMRPMPDILAAFSKRLAALGTQPPPPRVQAVDYVSLISHALPRTHKGRTLKPPT; this comes from the coding sequence GTGAGCCTGCCGGACCGCATCGACCCGCCCCCCCCGCGCCGCATCTACCGGTGGGACCTGGACAAGACGTACCTCCAGACGGACTTCGAATCGCTGCGCGACCTGTTCCGCACGGCGTTCCAGAAGGCCCATGAGAAGGTCGCCATCCCGGGCGCGTCCGCCCTCATCCGCGAGCTGGCGGAGCAGGGGGACTCGCGGCTGTGCATCGTGTCCGGCAGCCCCAAGCAGATGCGCGCGGTGCTGGAGGAGAAGCTCAAGCTGGACGGCATCCAGTGGGATGAGTTCGTCCTCAAGGACAACGTGGGCAACCTCCTGCGCGGGCGCTTCCGGGCCCTGCGCGGACAGGTGGGCTACAAGCTGCCCGCCATCCTGGAGAGCCGCGTCCACGCGCCGGTGGAAGCGGAAGAAGTGCTCTTCGGCGATGACGCCGAGGCCGATGCGTTCATCTATTCGCTCTACGCGGACCTCATCGCGGGCCGGGTGGACGAGCGCGTGCTGTCCCAGGTGCTGGAGGCGGGCGGGGTGTACCCGGACGACGTCGCGCGGGTGCAGGAGGCATGGAAGAAGATTCCCATCGCGGACCCGGTGCGGCGCATCTTCATCCACCTGGACAAGCTGACGCCGCCCGCGCACTTCACGCCGTATGGCCCGCGCGTGGTGCCCATCTTCAACTACTTCCAGGCGGCGCTGGTGCTGCTGGCGGACGGCCACCTCACGGCGCCGCAGGTGCTGAAAATCGCCGTGGAGATGGTGCAGACGGCGGGGCACAACATCATCACGCTGTCGAACTCGTTCCAGGACCTGCTGAGGCGAGGACTGCCGCTGCAGCAGGCGGCCATCGCGCTGTCCCAGGCGATGGAGGGGCCCAACGCGCTGCTCAAGGCCATGCGCCCCATGCCGGACATCCTGGCCGCGTTCAGCAAGCGTCTGGCCGCGCTGGGCACGCAGCCCCCCCCACCGCGCGTGCAGGCGGTGGACTACGTGTCGCTCATCTCCCACGCGCTGCCCCGGACCCATAAGGGGCGCACCCTGAAGCCGCCCACCTGA
- the plsX gene encoding phosphate acyltransferase PlsX, which yields MVGKPQHITIAFDVMGSDHGPLEVVRGAAQLSLESPHIHALLVGDRPVIDEALASIKHNGERISVHHAGDYVGMDEKPGEALARKPESSVAVAARLVAEGEAHALVSAGNTGAGVLACKRHFQLIPGVRRAALATVYPTRGVRGAKQDPFSLILDVGATVEATAEDLVAFAVMGSAYARIISRNERPKVALLSNGVEPQKGPPRVVEAHQRLSQMAGLNFTGNVEGIDIPRGTVDVIVTDGFVGNVCLKMLEGVHDTVMELAQYAYKESLRWRAGLAMLSSGIERLKDITDWEQYGGAPILGFDRIFIKAHGRSKARAIANAGKVAAKAVANELGTAIQEGLAK from the coding sequence ATGGTGGGCAAGCCGCAGCACATCACCATCGCGTTCGACGTGATGGGGAGCGATCACGGCCCGTTGGAGGTGGTGCGAGGCGCCGCCCAGCTTTCGCTGGAGTCTCCGCACATCCACGCGCTGCTCGTGGGGGACCGGCCGGTCATCGACGAGGCCCTGGCGAGCATCAAGCACAACGGGGAGCGCATCTCCGTGCACCACGCGGGCGACTACGTGGGCATGGACGAAAAGCCCGGCGAGGCGCTGGCGCGCAAACCCGAGTCCTCCGTGGCGGTGGCCGCCCGGCTGGTGGCGGAGGGTGAGGCGCACGCGCTGGTCTCCGCGGGCAACACGGGCGCGGGCGTGCTCGCGTGCAAGCGCCACTTCCAGCTGATTCCCGGCGTGCGCCGCGCGGCCCTGGCCACGGTGTACCCCACGAGGGGCGTGCGAGGCGCGAAGCAGGACCCGTTCAGCCTCATCCTCGACGTGGGCGCCACGGTGGAGGCCACCGCGGAGGACCTGGTGGCGTTCGCCGTCATGGGCTCCGCCTACGCGCGCATCATCTCCCGCAACGAGCGGCCGAAGGTGGCGCTCCTGTCCAACGGCGTCGAGCCCCAGAAGGGCCCGCCGCGCGTGGTGGAGGCGCACCAGCGGCTGTCGCAGATGGCGGGGCTCAACTTCACGGGGAACGTGGAGGGCATCGACATTCCGCGCGGCACGGTGGACGTCATCGTCACGGACGGCTTCGTGGGCAACGTGTGCCTGAAGATGCTGGAGGGCGTGCACGACACGGTGATGGAGCTGGCCCAGTACGCCTACAAGGAGAGCCTGCGCTGGCGCGCGGGCCTGGCCATGCTGTCGTCCGGCATCGAGCGGCTGAAGGACATCACGGACTGGGAGCAGTACGGCGGCGCGCCCATCCTGGGGTTCGACCGCATCTTCATCAAGGCGCACGGCCGCTCCAAGGCGCGCGCCATCGCGAACGCGGGCAAGGTGGCCGCGAAGGCGGTGGCGAACGAGCTGGGCACCGCCATCCAGGAGGGCCTGGCGAAGTGA
- a CDS encoding MFS transporter — MAREASLRVVFGIAVLDLIGFGILIPQLGVYGVRFGASPFAVGLLVAVYSLMQLVAAPIMGRLSDRFGRRPVLLISQVGSLLGYVLFAFAHTLPLLFLSRVIDGVSGGNVSTAQAVVADITKPHERARGMGIIGAAFGLGFVLGPALGGVLGAWGGNLAIGLFAAGLSALNLINTWFFLPETRRADSPSATSRNMRGAAAALTLPVVGRCVVLVLLYTVAFAQMEGTFSVYLLTRFLSSGPVPLEGGWLVHAVHPDASILKEASLRSGALFAVVGVLSALVQGGLMRRLVAAGHGASGHGAAGAPGGRGGREAPVAVVGFGLTAVGLALLPVAPSYGWLFPVMGLLAVGSALVTPCLSALVSLHAPMERQGAVLGAYQASGSLGRIIGPALGGLLFTRLGPTAPYGTGAVLVALGGLLALSLVTQVRLSGAGAEQSS, encoded by the coding sequence TTGGCTCGGGAGGCGTCGCTGCGGGTGGTGTTCGGCATCGCCGTCCTGGACCTCATCGGGTTCGGCATCCTGATTCCGCAGCTGGGCGTGTACGGCGTGCGCTTTGGCGCTTCCCCCTTCGCGGTGGGGCTGCTGGTCGCGGTGTACTCGCTGATGCAGCTGGTGGCGGCGCCCATCATGGGGCGGCTGTCGGACCGGTTCGGCCGGCGGCCGGTGCTGCTCATTTCCCAGGTGGGTTCGCTGCTGGGCTACGTGCTGTTCGCCTTCGCGCACACGCTGCCCCTCCTGTTCCTGTCCCGCGTCATCGACGGGGTGTCCGGCGGCAACGTGTCCACGGCGCAGGCGGTGGTGGCGGACATCACCAAGCCCCATGAGCGCGCGCGGGGCATGGGCATCATCGGCGCGGCGTTCGGCCTGGGCTTCGTGCTGGGGCCCGCGCTGGGCGGCGTGCTGGGGGCGTGGGGCGGCAACCTGGCCATTGGCCTGTTCGCGGCGGGGCTGTCCGCGCTGAACCTCATCAACACCTGGTTCTTCCTGCCGGAGACGCGCAGGGCGGACTCGCCGTCCGCCACGTCTCGCAACATGCGGGGCGCGGCCGCCGCGTTGACGCTGCCCGTCGTGGGCCGGTGCGTGGTGCTGGTGCTGCTCTACACGGTGGCCTTCGCGCAGATGGAGGGCACCTTCTCCGTGTACCTGCTGACGCGCTTCCTGTCCTCCGGGCCGGTGCCGCTGGAGGGCGGGTGGCTGGTTCACGCGGTGCATCCGGACGCGTCCATCCTGAAGGAGGCGAGCCTGCGCTCCGGGGCGCTCTTCGCGGTGGTGGGCGTGCTGTCCGCGCTGGTGCAGGGCGGGCTGATGCGCCGGCTGGTGGCGGCCGGGCATGGCGCATCAGGCCATGGGGCGGCAGGTGCCCCGGGGGGCAGGGGAGGGCGGGAGGCCCCGGTGGCCGTGGTGGGTTTCGGGCTGACGGCGGTAGGGCTGGCCTTGCTGCCCGTGGCGCCGTCGTACGGGTGGCTTTTCCCGGTGATGGGCCTGTTGGCGGTGGGCTCCGCGCTGGTGACGCCGTGCCTGTCCGCGCTGGTGTCCCTGCACGCCCCCATGGAGCGGCAGGGGGCGGTGCTGGGGGCCTATCAGGCGTCCGGCTCGCTGGGCCGCATCATCGGGCCCGCGCTGGGCGGCCTGCTCTTCACCCGACTGGGCCCGACAGCCCCGTACGGGACGGGCGCGGTGCTGGTGGCGCTGGGTGGACTTTTGGCACTGTCGTTGGTGACACAGGTGCGATTGTCGGGAGCAGGCGCGGAGCAAAGCTCATAG
- the gltC gene encoding adventurous gliding motility protein GltC, translating into MRTHRFLRLAVLGLTLAYTAPTLAQSFEGLDLAGQSKKKKKGASSKASSKKKTSVKRGKGKTTAPAEDADESASDTSAPVGNPATPPAAVTTTPAPTATPAAPAAKPTPPSKPAGQGSPGLGLDLTGDNDKPPAPTMSFDAVDVSGKTADRQRLDAAISLFKNDEYEKAAMASHELLGDPKLQGLHVEARYVLAKSLYRMGLYHSSLGEFSKILAAGPSTKFFKTSLEWLFFISRKTQNETVILDEIARYANYEFPEKFRNEFRYLLARYHFVRGRALDQVGQTENADKSFEEVKRLALTIPRTDVFYPRAKYLEGLAFFRNGTNHKDAAAKRGNTDVMASVEAMKEVVRLTRPMAGRSGEQAKLDKSLRELAFMQLARTHYGMQQNRFSIFYLNKVERGNTQWLEALFESSWANYRIGQYEQALGNLITLSSPFFREEYFPEALILKAVIYYENCRYRESNLILQDFERTYLPVHDELDGLVKKNMDASEYYTVLADVQKKNKDGLEKNGTDVLLERILRLALTDQDLKKTNDSILELEGEMDLFSNKGDTFKYSELTKQLLEELKVQRTSLISKAGIMAKGKLETELGALKLLLANGLRIKFETTTKEKEFLEEQLKAGGRTAIVKKYKYSVAVADDQLYWPYEGEYWRDELGTYQYTMTKGCIERDTANRQIQSAEAM; encoded by the coding sequence ATGCGCACCCACCGGTTCCTCCGCCTCGCCGTCCTCGGGCTCACGCTCGCGTACACGGCCCCCACGCTGGCCCAGTCCTTCGAAGGGCTGGACCTGGCGGGCCAGTCGAAGAAGAAGAAGAAGGGGGCCTCGTCGAAGGCTTCCTCGAAGAAGAAGACGTCCGTCAAGCGTGGCAAGGGCAAGACGACCGCCCCGGCCGAGGACGCGGACGAGTCCGCCTCCGACACCAGCGCGCCCGTGGGCAACCCCGCCACGCCGCCCGCCGCGGTGACGACGACGCCGGCGCCCACGGCCACTCCGGCCGCGCCCGCCGCGAAGCCCACGCCGCCCTCGAAGCCGGCCGGGCAGGGCAGCCCCGGCCTGGGGCTGGACCTCACGGGTGACAACGACAAGCCGCCCGCGCCCACGATGTCGTTCGACGCGGTGGACGTGTCCGGCAAGACGGCGGACCGCCAGCGCCTGGACGCGGCCATCAGCCTGTTCAAGAACGACGAGTACGAGAAGGCCGCGATGGCGTCCCACGAGCTGTTGGGGGACCCCAAGCTCCAGGGCCTGCACGTCGAGGCCCGCTACGTGCTCGCCAAGTCGCTCTACCGCATGGGGCTGTACCACTCGTCGCTGGGCGAGTTCTCCAAGATCCTCGCCGCGGGCCCGTCCACGAAGTTCTTCAAGACGAGCCTGGAGTGGCTGTTCTTCATCAGCCGCAAGACGCAGAACGAGACGGTCATCCTGGATGAGATCGCCCGGTACGCGAACTACGAGTTCCCGGAGAAGTTCCGGAACGAGTTCCGCTACCTGCTGGCGCGCTACCACTTCGTGCGTGGCCGCGCCCTGGATCAAGTGGGCCAGACGGAGAACGCGGACAAGTCCTTTGAAGAAGTGAAGCGCCTGGCGCTGACCATCCCGCGCACGGACGTGTTCTACCCGCGCGCGAAGTACCTGGAGGGCCTGGCCTTCTTCCGCAACGGCACGAACCACAAGGACGCGGCGGCCAAGCGCGGCAACACGGACGTCATGGCGTCCGTGGAGGCCATGAAGGAAGTGGTGCGCCTCACCCGTCCCATGGCGGGCCGCTCCGGCGAGCAGGCGAAGCTGGACAAGTCGCTGCGCGAGCTGGCGTTCATGCAGCTGGCCCGTACGCACTACGGCATGCAGCAGAACCGCTTCTCCATCTTCTATTTGAACAAGGTGGAGCGCGGGAACACGCAGTGGCTGGAGGCGCTCTTCGAGTCCTCCTGGGCCAACTACCGCATCGGCCAGTACGAGCAGGCGCTGGGCAACCTCATCACCCTGTCGTCGCCCTTCTTCCGCGAGGAGTACTTCCCTGAGGCGCTCATCCTCAAGGCGGTCATCTATTACGAGAACTGCCGCTACCGGGAGTCCAACCTCATCCTCCAGGACTTCGAGCGCACCTACCTGCCCGTGCACGACGAGCTGGACGGGCTGGTGAAGAAGAACATGGACGCCTCCGAGTACTACACGGTGCTCGCGGACGTGCAGAAGAAGAACAAGGACGGCCTGGAGAAGAACGGCACGGACGTGCTCCTGGAGCGCATCCTGCGGCTGGCCCTCACGGATCAGGACCTGAAGAAGACCAACGACTCCATCCTGGAGCTCGAGGGTGAGATGGACCTGTTCTCCAACAAGGGCGACACGTTCAAGTACTCGGAGCTGACCAAGCAGCTGCTGGAAGAGCTCAAGGTCCAGCGCACCAGCCTCATCTCCAAGGCCGGCATCATGGCCAAGGGCAAGCTGGAGACGGAGCTGGGCGCGCTCAAGCTGCTGCTGGCCAACGGCCTGCGCATCAAGTTCGAGACGACCACCAAGGAGAAGGAGTTCCTGGAGGAGCAGCTCAAGGCGGGCGGCCGCACGGCCATCGTCAAGAAGTACAAGTACTCCGTGGCGGTGGCGGACGATCAGCTCTACTGGCCCTACGAGGGCGAGTACTGGCGTGACGAGCTGGGCACGTACCAGTACACGATGACCAAGGGCTGCATCGAGCGCGACACGGCCAACCGCCAAATCCAGTCCGCCGAGGCGATGTAG
- a CDS encoding outer membrane beta-barrel domain-containing protein — protein MKPAFRLLLTLCAGVPTLAAADQAPAPAAAAPAPATPAPAPAPATPAPKTAANSNPPAGSQEEEAGDVSEVDKDALGPLRERIRPVSGHMFLKKGRFEVSPSASITIRDAFYKKYIFGGTVTYFPTETLGVGLRGGYALNSVAGSAQICTFTPGEDGDTRGCRAPTKGELDGYAPGQMTLTGGVDVQWAPIYGKLSLLAEKFVHFDMYGVVGASVVQYKGPAESLADGSPVAGSKSYLTGGGNVGVGLRFFFNRWMTLRTELRDIIYVEKGRDPTPNYLRNQILFELGLSFFFPSGS, from the coding sequence ATGAAGCCCGCCTTCCGTCTGCTCCTGACCCTGTGCGCGGGCGTGCCCACGCTCGCCGCCGCCGACCAGGCGCCCGCTCCGGCCGCCGCCGCTCCGGCTCCGGCCACGCCTGCTCCGGCTCCGGCTCCGGCGACCCCGGCCCCGAAGACCGCCGCCAACTCCAACCCGCCCGCCGGCTCGCAGGAGGAGGAGGCCGGCGACGTGTCCGAGGTGGACAAGGACGCCCTGGGGCCTCTTCGCGAGCGCATCCGGCCGGTGTCCGGCCACATGTTCCTCAAGAAGGGCCGCTTCGAGGTCAGCCCGTCCGCGTCCATCACCATCCGCGACGCGTTCTACAAGAAGTACATCTTCGGCGGCACCGTCACCTACTTCCCCACGGAGACGCTGGGCGTAGGCCTTCGCGGTGGCTACGCGCTGAACTCCGTGGCGGGCTCCGCGCAGATCTGCACCTTCACGCCGGGCGAGGACGGGGACACCCGCGGCTGCCGCGCGCCCACCAAGGGTGAGCTGGACGGGTATGCGCCCGGCCAGATGACGCTCACGGGCGGCGTGGACGTCCAGTGGGCGCCCATCTACGGCAAGCTGTCGCTGCTGGCGGAGAAGTTCGTCCACTTCGACATGTACGGCGTCGTGGGCGCGTCCGTCGTCCAGTACAAGGGCCCGGCGGAGTCGCTGGCGGACGGCTCGCCCGTCGCGGGCAGCAAGTCGTACCTCACGGGCGGCGGCAATGTGGGCGTCGGCCTGCGCTTCTTCTTCAACCGGTGGATGACGCTGCGCACGGAGCTGCGCGACATCATCTACGTGGAGAAGGGCCGGGATCCCACGCCCAACTACCTCCGCAACCAGATCCTGTTCGAGCTGGGCCTGTCCTTCTTCTTCCCCTCCGGTTCCTGA
- a CDS encoding outer membrane beta-barrel domain-containing protein, whose amino-acid sequence MNRPTLLLALSLMWPALAPAQNQQGMGLDLTEDSQAKPPEENPAPPPDEEARPASPPAATPAKDIPIEALMPLTDITQDDRVKSVQRKVYLKKNRLEISPFVSISVNDPFYSKFGGSLRAAWYLSDTLAVSARGSLIQVIPSDDVRTAKRTFNSKIYGSVPNWSAMGDLEWAPLYGKVSFLNSILHFDGYLLGGMGVVRTETSALPDRGLNPAFDLGLGMRFVTKDYLAVNVALINTSYVDQPLGSSKGALQNVMTLNAGISIFLPLKSTGRESE is encoded by the coding sequence TTGAACCGCCCCACGCTGCTGCTTGCGCTGAGCCTGATGTGGCCCGCGCTGGCCCCCGCCCAGAACCAGCAAGGCATGGGCCTCGATCTGACCGAGGACTCCCAGGCCAAGCCACCCGAAGAGAACCCCGCGCCGCCGCCGGACGAGGAAGCCCGTCCCGCGTCGCCGCCAGCCGCCACCCCGGCGAAGGACATCCCGATCGAAGCGCTGATGCCGCTCACGGACATCACCCAGGACGACCGGGTGAAGAGCGTTCAGCGCAAGGTCTATCTGAAGAAGAACCGCCTGGAGATCTCACCGTTCGTGAGCATCTCCGTGAACGACCCGTTCTATTCGAAGTTCGGCGGCTCGTTGCGCGCGGCCTGGTACCTGTCGGACACGCTGGCCGTCTCGGCGCGTGGCTCGCTCATCCAGGTCATCCCGTCGGATGACGTCCGCACGGCGAAGCGCACCTTCAACAGCAAGATCTACGGCTCCGTGCCGAACTGGTCCGCCATGGGCGACCTGGAGTGGGCGCCGCTCTACGGCAAGGTGTCCTTCCTGAACTCCATCCTCCACTTCGACGGCTACCTGCTGGGTGGCATGGGCGTGGTGAGGACGGAGACCTCCGCGCTGCCGGACCGCGGCCTCAACCCGGCGTTCGACCTGGGCCTGGGCATGCGCTTCGTCACCAAGGACTACCTGGCCGTCAACGTGGCCCTCATCAACACCTCCTACGTGGACCAGCCCCTGGGCAGCAGCAAGGGCGCCCTCCAGAACGTCATGACCCTCAACGCGGGCATCTCCATCTTCCTGCCCCTCAAGTCGACGGGGAGGGAGTCCGAATGA
- the cglC gene encoding adventurous gliding motility lipoprotein CglC → MFVRTALFLSAALMLGGCDVTTELGKPCQLVRRATDQEREEQGRKFVEIQEKDIAVDQDFISFGSLDCEDLVCVRDDQSPRSDNPEAFALGYCSKECVQGTTTGCEITRTVDDVEPGLKERMTCRPLLLDQDTLDAIKISDESFYRRTFGENNSPYFCAGAVPAAQGN, encoded by the coding sequence ATGTTCGTGCGAACCGCGCTCTTCCTGTCCGCCGCCCTGATGCTGGGAGGCTGCGACGTCACCACCGAGCTGGGCAAGCCGTGCCAACTGGTGCGCAGGGCCACGGACCAGGAGCGGGAGGAGCAGGGCCGCAAGTTCGTGGAGATCCAGGAGAAGGACATCGCCGTGGATCAGGACTTCATCTCCTTCGGTTCGCTGGACTGCGAGGACCTCGTCTGCGTCCGTGACGACCAGAGCCCCCGCAGCGACAACCCGGAGGCGTTCGCCCTGGGCTACTGCAGCAAGGAGTGCGTGCAGGGCACCACGACGGGCTGCGAGATCACCCGCACCGTGGATGACGTGGAGCCGGGCCTCAAGGAGCGCATGACGTGCCGTCCCCTGCTCCTGGACCAGGACACGCTGGACGCCATCAAGATCTCGGACGAGTCCTTCTACCGGCGCACCTTCGGCGAGAACAACTCGCCCTACTTCTGCGCGGGCGCCGTCCCGGCGGCCCAGGGCAACTGA
- a CDS encoding vWA domain-containing protein encodes MNRTVLFLALAGGLALTALVLGMPRGGGQPPTPHVVVTSPTPPPPVPPPGPRVSTGSLQVTSRLSHPYVPVGPSETYVTVDLTGAEVPGAKRSPVNLAVVIDRSGSMSGYKLQQAKQAARHLVTLLRDEDRLAIVHYGSDVKSLPSLPATAGNRERMLQFIDGIWDDGGTNISAGLSVGRTQLASAMGGTATVNRLILMSDGQPTEGVSDEEGLKNVVKEIRASGITVSSIGVGTDFNEDLMQAFAEYGAGAYGFLEDASKLSTLFQRDLQQATTAVARNVELSFELPPGTTLGEVLGYRAHQAGNTVRVALPDFSAGQTERVVARLHVTGTTPGQSVQVAGLKVAYTDLLVQKNVEDQSMLAAVATNVLEEVVQRQDKEATVYAARARSAQNLQKAAEAMSQGKKAEAKGYLSQNQALFEEAGVVAGAAAVAADQAEQTRAMQEYDDADSYEAQKAAVKNSKVKALKSFGRMGSTY; translated from the coding sequence ATGAATCGTACGGTCCTGTTCCTCGCCCTGGCTGGTGGCCTTGCCCTCACCGCGCTGGTGCTGGGCATGCCCCGCGGGGGCGGCCAGCCGCCCACGCCGCACGTCGTCGTGACGTCGCCCACGCCCCCTCCGCCCGTCCCGCCGCCGGGGCCGCGCGTGTCCACGGGCAGCCTCCAGGTGACGAGCCGGCTGTCGCACCCGTACGTGCCGGTGGGCCCTTCGGAGACGTACGTGACGGTGGACCTCACCGGCGCGGAGGTGCCCGGGGCGAAGCGCAGCCCGGTGAACCTGGCGGTGGTCATCGACCGGTCCGGGTCCATGAGCGGCTACAAGCTCCAGCAGGCGAAGCAGGCCGCGCGGCACCTGGTGACGCTGCTGCGCGACGAGGACCGGCTGGCCATCGTGCACTACGGCAGCGACGTGAAGAGCCTGCCGTCCCTGCCGGCCACCGCGGGCAACCGCGAGCGGATGCTCCAGTTCATCGACGGCATCTGGGATGACGGCGGCACCAACATCAGCGCGGGCCTGTCCGTGGGCCGCACGCAGCTGGCGTCCGCCATGGGCGGGACGGCCACGGTGAACCGCCTCATCCTGATGAGCGACGGCCAGCCCACCGAGGGCGTGTCCGACGAGGAGGGCCTCAAGAACGTGGTGAAGGAGATCCGCGCCTCCGGCATCACGGTGAGCTCCATTGGCGTGGGCACGGACTTCAACGAGGACCTGATGCAGGCCTTCGCGGAGTACGGCGCCGGTGCGTACGGCTTCCTGGAGGACGCGAGCAAGCTGTCCACCCTCTTCCAGCGCGACCTGCAGCAGGCCACCACCGCGGTGGCGCGCAACGTGGAGCTGTCCTTCGAACTGCCCCCGGGCACGACGCTGGGCGAGGTGCTGGGCTACCGCGCGCACCAGGCCGGAAACACCGTGCGCGTGGCGCTGCCGGACTTCTCCGCGGGCCAGACGGAGCGCGTGGTGGCGCGGCTGCACGTGACGGGCACCACGCCGGGCCAGTCCGTGCAGGTGGCGGGGCTGAAGGTCGCGTACACGGACCTGCTCGTGCAGAAGAACGTGGAGGACCAGTCCATGCTGGCCGCGGTGGCCACCAACGTGCTGGAGGAGGTCGTCCAGCGCCAGGACAAGGAGGCCACGGTGTACGCGGCCCGGGCCCGCAGCGCGCAGAACCTCCAGAAGGCCGCGGAGGCCATGAGCCAGGGCAAGAAGGCGGAAGCCAAGGGCTACCTCTCCCAGAACCAGGCCCTCTTCGAGGAGGCGGGCGTGGTGGCGGGCGCGGCGGCGGTGGCGGCGGATCAGGCCGAGCAGACCCGCGCGATGCAGGAATACGACGACGCGGATTCCTATGAAGCCCAGAAGGCCGCCGTGAAGAACAGCAAGGTGAAGGCGCTCAAGAGCTTCGGGCGCATGGGCTCGACGTACTGA
- the purE gene encoding 5-(carboxyamino)imidazole ribonucleotide mutase, producing the protein MAASASTPWVGVIMGGKSDLEHLQPAIDILAELRIPHEVRIVSAHRTPDWMMEYASSAESRGLSVIIAAAGGAAHLPGMVSSKTLLPVLGVPMPTTVLSGFDALLSIVQMPKGVPVGTQAIGKPGAANAALHAAAILALKYPELRERLAAWRKARTDEVLAQREVAG; encoded by the coding sequence ATGGCGGCGAGCGCGAGCACCCCGTGGGTCGGGGTCATCATGGGCGGCAAGAGCGACCTGGAGCACCTGCAACCGGCGATCGACATCCTCGCCGAGCTGCGCATCCCGCACGAGGTGCGCATCGTCTCCGCGCACCGCACGCCGGACTGGATGATGGAGTACGCGTCCAGCGCGGAGTCGCGCGGGCTGTCCGTCATCATCGCCGCGGCGGGCGGCGCGGCGCACCTGCCCGGCATGGTGTCCAGCAAGACGCTGCTGCCGGTGCTGGGCGTGCCCATGCCCACCACGGTGCTGTCCGGCTTCGACGCGCTGCTCTCCATCGTGCAGATGCCCAAGGGCGTCCCGGTGGGCACGCAGGCCATTGGCAAGCCGGGGGCCGCCAACGCGGCGCTGCACGCGGCGGCCATCCTGGCGCTGAAGTACCCGGAGCTGCGCGAGCGGCTGGCCGCCTGGCGCAAGGCCCGCACGGATGAAGTGCTGGCGCAGCGCGAGGTGGCGGGATGA